In Monodelphis domestica isolate mMonDom1 chromosome 3, mMonDom1.pri, whole genome shotgun sequence, the following proteins share a genomic window:
- the LOC130457963 gene encoding E3 ubiquitin-protein ligase RBBP6-like, with product MSGVHYKFSSQLNYGTVIFEGPHISVCDLKKQIMKKEKLKAPNCELHISNADTKEEYRDDNAPIHRNFSVIVRRVPAGGIVATSRTHVLDLTKRVSRTSKANLSHDLRRQFDMPSGVPREAKKETQRKTDSSASASVAQLIKFANLTEADASEEDKVQAMMIQSVHEYDPIHYTKTPPGPPPPSYTCFRCGKPGHYIKNCPTKGDKDFDPVPRMKKSTGIPRSFMMEVKDPNMKGAMLTDTGKYVIPTIDAEAYARGKKEKPPFLPAEESSSSEVEDPIPDELLCLICKAIMTDAAVIPCCGNSYCDECIRTALLESDGHTCPTCHQNDVSPDALIANKCLRRAIENFQNKTGYTKGLQKQICPPPPPRPPIQRNLLPLTRPPLSRQQDPLKIPVTSASTHAATASGSSSMSPNKSSAAPIKKPSTPAPVADGTATVSISVQAEKPDGPSRDPDDKLRPAAALVSDHPQASSSTAISALREEKGSRGPLLGTPSGIGQSLLHGQLMPTTGPARINAALVAPAPAAAAAAAAAAAAAAAAAPAAAAAAAGRPVWEPSINGGQHLGEHSQRTHGPSLPGTPVPPPPLYPPPPHTLPLPPGVPPPQFPPQFPPGPPPPAGYRVPPPGFPPAPTTLSAPWVSTAVQTAPPNTIRTIQALPLSREEFYRVQRRLREEEKRKSKRDFAKKFTDYEKIPKERRRAFSRSKSPHSGSSRSRSSYTYSKSRCGSSRCPSHSRSFSPSHCPYPRRGRGKSRDRRSRSRSHGYHRARSRSPPRRRYHSRPRSPPVFRGQSPNKRNIPQGQTGHRSPNRGGNYPEKLSARHGHTMKDIATSKEKDRENPPGDGKGSKQDKHGKRRQGEENEGFPNTELLQRSKKRRKC from the coding sequence ATGTCCGGTGTGCATTATAAATTTTCCTCCCAACTCAACTATGGGACCGTTATCTTTGAAGGACCCCACATCTCCGTGTGTGATTTGAAGAAGCAAAtcatgaagaaagagaaactcaAGGCTCCTAACTGCGAGCTGCACATCAGCAATGCAGACACAAAAGAAGAGTACAGGGATGACAATGCCCCGATTCACAGGAATTTCTCCGTTATCGTAAGAAGAGTTCCTGCTGGAGGTATTGTAGCTACGAGCAGGACACATGTTTTAGATCTAACTAAACGAGTGAGTAGAACCTCAAAAGCAAACCTATCTCATGACCTGAGAAGACAGTTTGATATGCCTAGTGGCGTTCCACGGGAGGCGAAAAAGGAAACTCAAAGGAAGACTGACTCTTCTGCATCTGCTTCTGTGGCCCAGTTGATCAAGTTTGCAAATCTGACTGAAGCCGATGCTTCTGAAGAAGACAAAGTTCAAGCGATGATGATCCAGTCCGTCCACGAATACGATCCGATCCATTACACGAAGACACCTCCGGGGCCACCTCCACCATCTTATACCTGTTTCCGGTGTGGGAAACCTGGCCATTACATAAAGAATTGCCCAACCAAAGGGGATAAAGACTTTGATCCGGTTCCCAGAATGAAAAAGAGCACTGGAATTCCTAGAAGTTTTATGATGGAGGTGAAAGATCCGAACATGAAAGGTGCCATGCTTACCGATACTGGAAAATATGTCATCCCAACCATAGATGCAGAGGCATATGccagggggaagaaagaaaaaccaccTTTCCTACCAGCGGAAGAGTCGTCTTCGTCAGAAGTGGAGGACCCTATCCCAGATGAATTGCTATGTCTAATCTGCAAAGCCATAATGACTGATGCCGCTGTCATACCTTGCTGTGGAAACAGTTATTGTGACGAATGTATAAGAACAGCTTTGCTAGAATCGGATGGCCATACATGCCCAACTTGTCATCAGAATGATGTGTCTCCTGATGCTTTAATTGCCAACAAATGTTTGCGCCGGGCTATTGAGAACTTCCAAAACAAAACCGGTTATACCAAAGGGCTTCAAAAGCAAATatgcccacccccacctccaaggCCACCGATTCAGCGGAACCTACTGCCACTGACCAGACCTCCACTTTCAAGACAGCAGGACCCTTTGAAGATCCCAGTGACATCTGCATCTACTCATGCTGCTACTGCTTCTGGATCATCATCCATGAGTCCTAATAAATCCTCTGCTGCACCTATAAAGAAACCTTCTACTCCGGCACCAGTTGCCGATGGAACTGCCACAGTGTCCATATCTGTCCAAGCAGAAAAACCAGATGGGCCTTCCCGTGATCCTGATGACAAACTGAGACCTGCTGCAGCTTTGGTATCAGATCATCCTCAAGCTTCTTCATCAACAGCAATTAGTGCACTAAGGGAAGAAAAGGGCTCTCGGGGACCTCTGCTTGGAACGCCTTCTGGGATCGGGCAGTCCCTTTTGCATGGACAGTTGATGCCTACAACGGGTCCAGCAAGAATAAATGCTGCTCTtgttgctcctgctcctgctgctgctgctgctgctgctgctgctgctgctgctgctgctgctgctgctcctgctgctgctgctgctgctgctggtagACCTGTTTGGGAACCAAGCATCAATGGAGGGCAACACCTTGGTGAACATTCCCAGAGGACTCATGGCCCATCACTACCAGGAACACCTGTCCCACCGCCTCCTTTGTATCCACCACCGccccacacacttcctctccctccaGGTGTTCCAccacctcagttccctcctcaATTTCCACCCGGGCCACCACCACCTGCTGGCTACAGAGTCCCTCCTCCAGGTTTCCCTCCAGCCCCTACAACTTTATCAGCACCTTGGGTATCCACAGCAGTACAAACCGCTCCTCCGAATACCATCCGGACAATACAAGCTCTCCCCTTATCCAGGGAAGAGTTCTACAGAGTGCAAAGAAGactaagagaggaggagaagagaaagtccAAACGAGATTTTGCTAAGAAATTCACGGACTACGAAAAGATTCCAAAGGAGCGTCGACGCGCCTTTTCAAGATCTAAATCGCCACATAGTGGCTCCTCTCGCTCAAGAAGTTCATATACCTATTCTAAATCGAGATGTGGTTCCTCACGTTGCCCTTCCCATTCTCGATCCTTTAGTCCTTCACACTGTCCATACCCCAGAAGAGGCAGAGGCAAAAGTCGAGATCGGCGTTCAAGATCCAGGTCTCATGGTTATCACCGCGCCAGATCGAGGTCGCCCCCACGTAGGCGATATCATTCACGACCAAGATCCCCTCCAGTgtttagggggcagtctcctaaCAAACGGAATATACCTCAAGGACAAACAGGTCACCGCAGTCCCAACAGAGGTGGCAATTACCCGGAAAAGCTCTCAGCGAGACATGGTCACACCATGAAGGACATTGCCACGTCAAAAGAGAAGGACCGTGAAAATCCACCAGGAGATGGAAAGGGAAGCAAACAGGACAAACACGGGAAGAGGAGACAGGGGGAGGAAAATGAAGGCTTTCCTAACACAGAGTTGCTACAGCGCTCTAAAAAACGAAGGAAGTGTTAA